A segment of the Prosthecobacter sp. genome:
GAGGGTGTCAACCACCGAGGCAGCAGGTTTCGGGCCGCTTGGATGACTGGTTGCGGGGGCCGCTGCACATCTTAATGATGTACGAATGGCATCCAAAAAAGCCCCCGACCTCACCCTACGCCTCCGCGAAAATGCCTGGATCGGCGACGCCGTGCTCGAACTCTATGTGCGCAGCCATATTCTGCGCCAACAGGGCAAAGTCGATGCCGAGATGAAGACCCGCTTCACCTGCAATCAGTTCCTCTCCTGCCACGGCAATCCCACCGCCGTCGAGGCCGACATCGGCGTCATCTACCAGCGTGAAGGTCTCGAAGCCGCCTTCACCTGGATTCGCGACGCCTTGGAGCCGCTTTTCGTGAAGCAAGAGGCGAAGCGAGCGCGGAAAGGTTTGTAGTTCGGGCTTTAGCCCGTTTCGATCGCTTCCCAAACACGGGCTAAAGCCCGAACTACAAGCGAATCGCTTTCAGCTTCGCCTCGCCCTCGCTCCATGGCACCTCATGCGGCAGACGTTTCGTCACCGCCGCAATCGCAGCCGTCACGCCAGCCGCCTCACCCATCGCCACGGAGTTGCCGGTCACGCGATAACTCGCATGCGCGATGAAATCGCCGCTGATATTGCGCCCGGCCATCATCAAGCCATCCACATCCTTTGCGATCAGCGCCCGCAGCGGCACATCATACGGCTTCACTTTGATGCCTGCGTTGCTGTAAGCCGCCGTCTTGTTCGCTTCCTTGCTCAGCGCGTGGATGTCCACCGGGAAAGTCGGGCGCACGACCGCATCGTCATAGCGAGCACCAGCGATGAGATCATCTTTGTTCACGGTGTAACGTCCCGCGATGCGACGCCCGTCGCGCACGCCGATCTGTTCGGCGGTGGCGGCGATTTGCAGGCCCTCCCACGGCCCGCCGAGCTTGCGCAGGCCGTTCACGATCTTGTGCAGCTCCGCGCGGGCCTGCACGGTGGCCTCGGTGATCTTCGCGGCATCGAAACACGGCACACCGTATTGATGATTCATCATCACCAGCAGCAGATTGTCCCGCACCTGCCACAGCGTCGGCTTCGAATACGATGGGAAATGCTCCCCGCGCTGGATCTCCTTCAAAAACACGTCTTTGGCTATGCCATCGGCCCTGCTGGGATCGGAGCCATGGATGAAGGGCTGCAACGCCGCCACATCCTTGCAAACCAGCAGCGCATTGAGCGACATCGGCTGGCAGGGACACGAATCAGACTCGCCATACTCAAACGCACAGCCCGCCAGCGCCCCGAGATCGCCATCGCCCGTCGTGTCGATGAAAACAGGCGCCCGCCACGCCTGCCGCCCCGACTTCGACTCCGTCACGATCGTCGTGAGTCGCTTCCCCTCGCGATAAGCGGCGCTCACCCGCGTGTGGAGCTGAAATTTCACACCCGCCTCCACAAACATCTCCTCCAGCAGCAGCTTCATGCCCTCCGGCTCATAGACCACGTTGCCCTTGCTCGTGCCGCGCCGCATGTCGCGCTCGTCGAGACGCTTCAGCAGTTCTTGATTGAAGCCCGGCTTGTCGAAATCCAGCAAGTAGCCCAGCAATCCCGCCGTCCACACGCCGCCAAGACAGCCACGCCATTCAAATACCCGCACCTTCGCCCCGGCACGCGCCGCCGTGATCGCAGCCGCAATGCCTGCCGGTCCCGCGCCGCACACGATCACATCCGCATCCTGCACCAGCGGCAAATCGCGTGCTTCTTCATGAAACTGACCCGCGATGGCCTTCTCCACCTCCGCCGCGTTCATCACGCCCGGCGTGACCAGCGCCCCGGAAAATGCGGCGCGTAGGAAGGAACGGCGTTTCAGGTCGTTGGAAGTGGCTGGAGTGTCCATGGTGAAAAGAGTCTGGCTCAAGACGCCGTTGGACGCCATTCTTTATCCGATGCGCTTTCTCGTCTTCCTCGCTCTCAGCATCCCTCTTTTCGCCAAACCGCCCACCATCAAGGCGGGCCGCCAGCATTGGGCCTTTCAGCCGCTGAGCGCCGCGAAACCGCCCGCCGTGAAAAACACCGCGTGGCCGAAAAACGACATCGACCGCTTCATCCTCGCCAAACTCGAATCCAACGGACTCCAACCCGCTTCCGAAGCCGATCCCGCCACTTTGATCCGTCGTATCACTCTGGATCTCACAGGCCTGCTGCCGTCTCCGGAAGAAGTCGAAGCCTTCGTCAACGATTGCCGCCAAGGTTCGTCATTCGGAATTCGGAATTCGTCATTAGAGGCGCTGGCCGACCGCCTCCTCGCCAGCCCCCGCTACGGCGAACGCTGGGGCCGCCACTGGCTCGACCTCTCGCGTTACGCTGACACCAGCGGCACCCACAACGACCTCGACCGCCCGCACGCCTGGAAATACCGCGACTACGTCATCCGCAGCTTCAACGCAGACAAACCCTACGCCCGCTTTGTCGCCGAGCAGATCGCGGGCGATGAAATCGACGGCACGGATGAGCAAAGCCTCATCGCCACTGGTTTCTGCCGCAACGGCACCAGCAACGATGACAACATGGGCAAAAACGACGACGCGCTGGCTCAATACCGCGCCGATCAGCTCGACGACGTCATCTCCACGACGAGCAGCGTCTTCCTCGGCCTCACCGTCGGCTGCGCCCGCTGCCATGATCACAAAACCGATCCGCTGCTGCAACGCGATTACTACAGCCTGCTCGCCATCTTCAACGGCACCGAAAAATACGGCCTCGTGCCCGGCACACAGGACAAGAACGACAAGCGCGTCAAAATCGACGAGACCGCGAAAGTCCACGCCCTCATCGAAACCAGCCCGCTGGTACCCACCACGCGCATCATGCTTCGCGGCAGTGCCCTGAACCTCGGCGATGAAGTCGGCCCCGCCATTCCCACGCTCTTCAAGCCCATCCCCTTCCCTTCGCCCACCACCAAAACTTCCCTGCGGCGCAAAACCCTCGCCGAGTGGATCACAGAACCCGACAACGCCCTCGCGTGGCGTGTCATCGCCAATCGCATCTGGCAGCATCATTTCGGCAAAGGCCTCGTCGCCAGCCCGAGCAATTTCGGTTTCACCGGCACCAAGCCCACGCATCCCGAACTGCTCGATTACCTCGCCCAGCAGCTCATTCAAAACGGCGGCCACTTCAAAGCGCTGCACAAGCTCATCCTCATGTCAGCCGCGTATCGTCAGAGTTCTTCCACAGGAGATAACAAAGAAAACAAAGATCAGAAATTCAGTTCTCCGTTGCCTCCGTTATCTCCTGTTCAAAAAGATCCGGGAAACTCACTCCTGTCCCGCCAAAATCTCCAACGCATGGAAGCCGAAGTCCTCCGCGACTCCATCCTCACCGCCAGCGGCAAGCTCAATCCCAAACTCGGAGGCCCAGGCATCAAACCCCGCTTGCGGCCCGATCTCCTGCCCGTCAGCCAGCGCAACAAATGGCCCGTGTTGCAACAAGAAGGCCCCGAGCAATGGCGGCGCAGCATCTACATCTACATCAAGCGCCAGCTCCTCATGCCGAGCATGGAACTCTTCGATGCGCCCACGACCACCGACAGTTGCGCCATGCGACTCGACAGCACCGTGCCCACGCAGGCCCTCGTGCTCATGAACGACGAGTTCGTCGAAGAACAAGCCGCCTTCCTCGCCCAACGCGCCACCTCCGGCACTCTCGAAAAGACCATCCAGCGCATGTTCATGCTCACGCTGAGCCACGAAGCCGATGAAAAACGGCTCCAGCAATCTCTCGTATTCGTGAAGGCCCGTGAAGTCACCAGCACTTGCGATCAAGCCCTCACCGACCTCGCTCACGTCCTGCTCAACAGCAGCGAATTCATCTACATCGAATGAAGCGCTATCACGTCCGCTCAAGCGCCAGTTCCATCCTCGATTGGTCCCAGGCCGAAGCTCTGACCGATTTTACCTTCGCGTGGGAAGACCGTGCCGCGCCCAAAACCGAGTTTCGTGCGCTCTGGGATGAAACCCACGTTCATTTCCGCTTCGACTGCCAGGATGAAGATCTCGTGCTCCCCGATGGCCCTACAGCCAAGGATCGCGTGATCGACTCGGATCGCGTGGAGATCTTCTTCGCGCCGGATTTGAGTCTGAAGCCGTATTTTTGCCTCGAAATGTCTCCGCGCGGCGATGTGCTGGCCTATGAGGCCAATTTCTACCGCGAGATGAACTGGAACTGGAGATGTGAGGGTCTGCAAATCGACGCCAAAATCGACAACAACCACTACACCGTCACAGGCAGTCTGCCACTCGATACCCTGCGTGAACTCAACGTCCTCAAGGCCGGCTCCAACGAGATCCATGCCGGCATTTACCGTGCCGAGTTCTCTCACAAACCCGACAGCACCATTCATTCCGGCTGGATGCCCTGGGTGAATCCGCAAACGGAGCGCCCCGACTTCCATGTGCCGTCATCGTTCGGTGTGTTGGAACTGATCATCTGACCACACCCGCACAACGGTTTCACGCCGTCTCCGGCATGAAGGTGGGGAAGACGATGCCTTGGGCGGATGAAACGGGCGCGGTGGATTGCGCGACATGGAGTTCGACATTGCGTGCGCCCCAAGAATAAGCCGTGCGCACGAGATTCGCAGCAGCGCAGGGCAGGAGAAAGACCAAGGTCTTGCCACGCAGACCATCAAGCGCACGCCAGAGCAGCGCGGCGGCCATTTCTTCATCCGCGGCGACACCGGGGCCGATCATGCTGAAGGACGGATGCGTGCTCATGGCGAGGAACCCGTTCAACGAGCCGTCTTCCCGCTCCGAAACAAGCACGCGCCACGATCCGACTTTGTTTTGCAGGAAGAAGGCGAAGTCCTTCTCGCGTCGGATGCCTTGCTGTGAGTGCTCAAAGTCGGCGATGCTCTCGGCTTCGTCGGATCGAGCTTCACGCACGCGAGTCGATCCCGTTGGTTCGGGAGAAGTCATGCCGTCCTCCGGCACGGTGATGAGCATATCCTGAAAAATCGCGCCGGGCGCGAATCCAAGCCGCGTGTAGAGCGAGAACGAATCGAGATTCAGCAGGCTGGACACCAGACGCGCCGGTTTGCCGAGATTGCGGGCTTTTTCGAGCACTGCGGCCATCATCTGCTTCGCGATGCCGCGTCCGCCTGCTTCTGGCGCCGTCGCCACGATGCCGATGGCGACGTGCGTCTCGCGTTCATGTGAGAAACATACGCCGAGCACTTCGCCGGTCTGCGTGTCACGCGCGGTGACGGCTTCGCCGGGATCTAGAGCCTCATACACCTCCGGAAAGAGCAGAAACGGCTCGTGGCTGTCGCCGAACTTCGCACCCTGACGGAGGCGGCTTTCATACCACTGCACCAACGAGCGATGTAGCAATTTGGCGACGGCTTCGTGATCCGCAGCGCTGAGCGGGCCGAATGAAATGGAGAAGGACATGGCAGTGATCAGACGATTTCCCAGCCTTTGCGATACGTCTCCTTGATGAAGGGCTCAGCAGCCGGCAGGCCGGTGGCTTTCATGCCTGGGGCATCCCATTCGATGGGTTTCTGCGTGCGCAGCGACAGCAAGCCCAGCAGGGCGATTTCCGTGAGATGAGCTGCATAGGCAAAGGGGCTCGTGGCAGGTTCACCGCCTTTGCAGGCGTCGATCCAGTCGCGGTGATGGCCGTTGGAGCGCTTCAGCTTCGGCGCAGGCTTCTGGTATTCGGCACGGCGTGCGTCGGGGAAGAGTCGTGGGGCTCCACCACCGCCATCGCATTGAATGACACCTTTTTCGCCGATGAAGAGGCAGCCGCGCTTTGGTAGAGGGAAGCGTCCGAGCGCCTCGGGAGTGCGAGGCATCATGCCGCCGTCATACCATGTCATGCGAATCTCCGGTCGTGATCCTGCGGCGGGGAAGGTGTAGTAAATGAGCGCACCGTGCGGGGCGATCTCGCTGTCCATCAGGCCTGCGGCATGAGCCTCGATGCGCGAGGGGATGGGCAGGTCAAAGGCACGCACTGCCGTGTTCAAGTCGTGGCAGGCAAAGTCGCCGATGCCCGTGCAGCCGAAATCCCAGAAGTCGCGCCAGGCCACCGGGAAGTAGGCGGGATGAAACGGGCGCTCCTGACGCGGCCCGAGCCAGAGATCCCAGTTCAAGCCCGCAGGCATAGGAGGCGTGTCGGTCGGTTTGCTCGTGAGAGTGGGGTTCCAGCGCTTCGCACCGACCCACACGTGGATTTCCTTCACCGCACCGATGGCTCCGTCCTGGATGTATTCGATGGTCTCACGCGTGCCGAGCGAGGAATGCCCCTGGCTGCCGAGTTGTGTCGCCACACCGGTTTCGGCGGCCACTTTGGCGACGTGACGCGCCTCCCAGATGTTGTGCGTGAGTGGCTTCTCGCAGTAAACATGCTTGCCCGCACGCATCGCGATCACTGAAGCATAGGCATGCAGATGATCCGGCGTGGCGATGAGCACCGCGTCGATGGACTTCTCCTTCTCCAGCATCTCACGGAAATCGACATAGTCCGCGCAGCGATGGTTCGGCGTCTTCGTCGCGTAGTGCTTCTCGATCTCCGCCTTCACCGGCAGGCGGCCGCCCATGCCTTTGAAGTAAAAGTTTTCCAAACTGAACGACTCCGCCGGATCAGCCACGGCGATGATCTGGGCATCGTCGAGTTGCATCAGCGCCCGCACGTTCGTCCTGCCTTGGCCACCCGTGCCGATGATCGCCACATTCACCTTCTCACTCGGCGGCACGAAGCGAGGCCCGCCCAGCACATGCCTCGGCACGATGTTGAACGTCGCCACGGTTGCAGCGGCGGTTTTGAGGAAGTGGCGGCGTGAGGAGGGAATGGAAGTCATGCGGTGAGACGATACGCTGGTGGTTGCAAAACTCTTCGCGGGTCTTGACGGCCAATCGTTGAGTCACGAGTGCTTCAAAGACTCCAGTCCGATAGAGTAATACATGAACACCGGACAGAAGGATGGCGGTCAGTTGGCGAAATCCAGACTCATCTCTGCGATTTCTGACAGAACAAAAAAGCCGCGCCTGTTGATGGGCGCGGCTTGATGAGTGGCGTGGAGAATCGGTTAGGGTTTCTCTGCCATTCCTCCCTTCGTGCCTTTGCCGCCGCGACCGGGGCCGCCTTTGCCCTGGCCTTTGCCTTTTCCCTTACCCTTGCCTTTTCCTTTGCCGTGCATGGCTCCGGGGCCGGCTTCAGGCGGGTTGTCCTGGCCGGCTGCGGCTTTCATGCGGGCTCCACCGTGGGCGAAGGCGGCTGGGATGGAAACCGCGAGCGCGGCGGCGATGAGTGTGACGAGTGTTTTCTTCATGGTGTGTTGGATGTGACCGGGTTGTTTCAATCACATGCCCACGATGACTCGCGAAGATGACGCGAAGGTGATGCCTCAGCACTTTTTCAGCGTGAAACTCAACACGCCGCCAGACAGCGATGCGTCGAGCCGGCAACCAATGGCACTGGCTGCCTGTTGGGCGAGCGAGAGGCCGAGTCCGCTGTGCGTGCTGTTGCTGCGTGATTGCTCAGCACGCCAGAAGCGGTCGAACAAATGCGACAGGCCTTCTTGAGTCAGTTCGGGCGCTGCATTGGCGATGGTGATGCTGCCGGGATCGAGTTCGATCTCGATGCGGGTGGATGCTGGTGCGTATTCCACCGCGTTGGTGAGCAAATTGGAGAGGATGATGCGCAGCAGTCGTGCGTCGGTTTCCATCGAGAGTTCGGGTTCTGAGCGGAGCTGAAGGTCGAGCTGCTTTGCTTCCACCTTTTCAGCGCAGGGTTGTAGGCATTCGTGACACAGGGCGCTGAGATCGACGGTGGAGAGTTGGAGGGCCGTCTCACCGGATTCGAGCCGGGCGAGTGTGAGCAGGGCTTCGATCAGGTTTTCGAGTTGCGAGGCAATGGCGAGCGTGTGAGCCGGAAGCTCTGGATCAGTTTGCTCCGGCCATTTCAGGGCGACCTCGCCGAGCATTTTGAGTTCGGCCACGGGCGTGCGCATTTCGTGGGCGAGATCGGCGCTGAAGCGTCTCTCTCGTTCAAATCCCTGCTCAAGACGATGCAGCAGCTCATTGAGGGCCGCGTAGATCGGCTGCAACTCGGCGGGAACATGCGCGGCATCGAATCGCGCCTTCAGCGATGGCGCGTCGATGTTCCTTGTCTGCTCGCTCAGCGTCTTCAATGGGCGCAGACCATGACGCAGAGCCATGGTGACGAGGACAAACGTGCCCGCCGCCGCGAGCAGGCCCGCGATGCCGATGCCGCCAAGCAATGAAGCGAGCGTTCCCTCCATCTCCGAAGTTTCCTTGGCTAAAGCGATGAGGCTGGAGCCAGCACCGTGACGCCCCTTGCCCTTGCCTTTCGGTCCACCGCCGCCTGCTGCCGCCGTGCGAAAGCTCATGAGCCGAACGGCGCGGCCATCGCCGAGCACCGTGGATGAAAAAGCGGGATCGTTCCCGGAGATGTCCAGTTTGGGCAAGGTGACATCGCCGAGGCTCTCGGAGCGCTCGCTGACCTCGCCTTGACTGTTCCAGACTTGGTAGAATGAGCGGCCTTGAGGGTCGTGATAGTCCGCCAGACGATCTTGCAATCGCTGACCGCGACCTCGCGCGGTGCCATCGTCGGAGTCTGAATCGCCGAATGCGGTGAAGCGAGCAAGTCGTGCATCCAAGGCAAGCGCGGTGTCGATGGATTGATACAAACTGTGTCTGACACTGAAATAGATGCCTGCGCCGGTGCCGCACCACAGCAAGGCCAGACCGGCGAGCAGCCAGAGCATGAGGCGCTGTTTAATGGACCTCATGCGGGACGCGCCTCCATCACATAGCCCTGTCCGCGCCGGGTGTGAATCAGCGGCATCGAATCCTCATTCATGGCAATTTTTCTGCGCAAGGCGCACACGGCAGAGTCCACGACGTTGCTCATGGGCGAAACAAGATCGTCATAGATGTGCTCCTCGATTTGAGTGCGCGTGACGATCTGGCCGGCTCGCAGCATGAGATACTCCAGCAGCGCAAACTCACGAGCGGTGAGGTCGAGCGTCACACCGGCTCGTGTGGCCGTTTTAGCCGTTGAATCGAGGGTCAGGTCGGCCAGAGTGGTCTCGCTGGCGGCTTTTTGATAACCCCGTCGGCACAGCGCCTCCACGCGGGCTAGCAGTTCCTCCAGGGCGAAGGGTTTGACGAGGTAGTCATCGGCTCCACTGCGCAAACCGGCCACGCGATCAGCCACAGCATCCTTCGCTGTGAGGAACATGACGGGCGTGCGATTGCCCGCTGCACGCAGCGTCTTGAGGATGCTGACGCCATCCAGCGAAGGCAGCATGATGTCCAAAATGGCGGCATCGTAGGGGTGATCCTCTGCCATCTCCAGGCCCTCGCGTCCATCGCCCGTTGCATCCACGGCGTAACCACTGCGCCTCAGCGCGAGCACGATGGACTCGCGGAGGCGGTTGGAATCTTCGACAACAAGGATGCGCATGGGTCAGAGTAGCTCGCTCGCCGACGCTGCAAAGGGGCGAATCGAATGCGGTATCGTAGCAACCCAAGATGATGCGAACATGATGTCGCGGGCGGAGGTGTGATTGCCCGATTTTTTCCGGCGCATCATGTTCAC
Coding sequences within it:
- a CDS encoding GNAT family N-acetyltransferase codes for the protein MSFSISFGPLSAADHEAVAKLLHRSLVQWYESRLRQGAKFGDSHEPFLLFPEVYEALDPGEAVTARDTQTGEVLGVCFSHERETHVAIGIVATAPEAGGRGIAKQMMAAVLEKARNLGKPARLVSSLLNLDSFSLYTRLGFAPGAIFQDMLITVPEDGMTSPEPTGSTRVREARSDEAESIADFEHSQQGIRREKDFAFFLQNKVGSWRVLVSEREDGSLNGFLAMSTHPSFSMIGPGVAADEEMAAALLWRALDGLRGKTLVFLLPCAAANLVRTAYSWGARNVELHVAQSTAPVSSAQGIVFPTFMPETA
- a CDS encoding FAD-dependent oxidoreductase; its protein translation is MDTPATSNDLKRRSFLRAAFSGALVTPGVMNAAEVEKAIAGQFHEEARDLPLVQDADVIVCGAGPAGIAAAITAARAGAKVRVFEWRGCLGGVWTAGLLGYLLDFDKPGFNQELLKRLDERDMRRGTSKGNVVYEPEGMKLLLEEMFVEAGVKFQLHTRVSAAYREGKRLTTIVTESKSGRQAWRAPVFIDTTGDGDLGALAGCAFEYGESDSCPCQPMSLNALLVCKDVAALQPFIHGSDPSRADGIAKDVFLKEIQRGEHFPSYSKPTLWQVRDNLLLVMMNHQYGVPCFDAAKITEATVQARAELHKIVNGLRKLGGPWEGLQIAATAEQIGVRDGRRIAGRYTVNKDDLIAGARYDDAVVRPTFPVDIHALSKEANKTAAYSNAGIKVKPYDVPLRALIAKDVDGLMMAGRNISGDFIAHASYRVTGNSVAMGEAAGVTAAIAAVTKRLPHEVPWSEGEAKLKAIRL
- a CDS encoding DUF1549 and DUF1553 domain-containing protein, coding for MVKRVWLKTPLDAILYPMRFLVFLALSIPLFAKPPTIKAGRQHWAFQPLSAAKPPAVKNTAWPKNDIDRFILAKLESNGLQPASEADPATLIRRITLDLTGLLPSPEEVEAFVNDCRQGSSFGIRNSSLEALADRLLASPRYGERWGRHWLDLSRYADTSGTHNDLDRPHAWKYRDYVIRSFNADKPYARFVAEQIAGDEIDGTDEQSLIATGFCRNGTSNDDNMGKNDDALAQYRADQLDDVISTTSSVFLGLTVGCARCHDHKTDPLLQRDYYSLLAIFNGTEKYGLVPGTQDKNDKRVKIDETAKVHALIETSPLVPTTRIMLRGSALNLGDEVGPAIPTLFKPIPFPSPTTKTSLRRKTLAEWITEPDNALAWRVIANRIWQHHFGKGLVASPSNFGFTGTKPTHPELLDYLAQQLIQNGGHFKALHKLILMSAAYRQSSSTGDNKENKDQKFSSPLPPLSPVQKDPGNSLLSRQNLQRMEAEVLRDSILTASGKLNPKLGGPGIKPRLRPDLLPVSQRNKWPVLQQEGPEQWRRSIYIYIKRQLLMPSMELFDAPTTTDSCAMRLDSTVPTQALVLMNDEFVEEQAAFLAQRATSGTLEKTIQRMFMLTLSHEADEKRLQQSLVFVKAREVTSTCDQALTDLAHVLLNSSEFIYIE
- a CDS encoding ATP-binding protein; translation: MLWLLAGLALLWCGTGAGIYFSVRHSLYQSIDTALALDARLARFTAFGDSDSDDGTARGRGQRLQDRLADYHDPQGRSFYQVWNSQGEVSERSESLGDVTLPKLDISGNDPAFSSTVLGDGRAVRLMSFRTAAAGGGGPKGKGKGRHGAGSSLIALAKETSEMEGTLASLLGGIGIAGLLAAAGTFVLVTMALRHGLRPLKTLSEQTRNIDAPSLKARFDAAHVPAELQPIYAALNELLHRLEQGFERERRFSADLAHEMRTPVAELKMLGEVALKWPEQTDPELPAHTLAIASQLENLIEALLTLARLESGETALQLSTVDLSALCHECLQPCAEKVEAKQLDLQLRSEPELSMETDARLLRIILSNLLTNAVEYAPASTRIEIELDPGSITIANAAPELTQEGLSHLFDRFWRAEQSRSNSTHSGLGLSLAQQAASAIGCRLDASLSGGVLSFTLKKC
- a CDS encoding response regulator transcription factor encodes the protein MRILVVEDSNRLRESIVLALRRSGYAVDATGDGREGLEMAEDHPYDAAILDIMLPSLDGVSILKTLRAAGNRTPVMFLTAKDAVADRVAGLRSGADDYLVKPFALEELLARVEALCRRGYQKAASETTLADLTLDSTAKTATRAGVTLDLTAREFALLEYLMLRAGQIVTRTQIEEHIYDDLVSPMSNVVDSAVCALRRKIAMNEDSMPLIHTRRGQGYVMEARPA
- a CDS encoding Gfo/Idh/MocA family oxidoreductase, yielding MTSIPSSRRHFLKTAAATVATFNIVPRHVLGGPRFVPPSEKVNVAIIGTGGQGRTNVRALMQLDDAQIIAVADPAESFSLENFYFKGMGGRLPVKAEIEKHYATKTPNHRCADYVDFREMLEKEKSIDAVLIATPDHLHAYASVIAMRAGKHVYCEKPLTHNIWEARHVAKVAAETGVATQLGSQGHSSLGTRETIEYIQDGAIGAVKEIHVWVGAKRWNPTLTSKPTDTPPMPAGLNWDLWLGPRQERPFHPAYFPVAWRDFWDFGCTGIGDFACHDLNTAVRAFDLPIPSRIEAHAAGLMDSEIAPHGALIYYTFPAAGSRPEIRMTWYDGGMMPRTPEALGRFPLPKRGCLFIGEKGVIQCDGGGGAPRLFPDARRAEYQKPAPKLKRSNGHHRDWIDACKGGEPATSPFAYAAHLTEIALLGLLSLRTQKPIEWDAPGMKATGLPAAEPFIKETYRKGWEIV
- a CDS encoding carbohydrate-binding family 9-like protein codes for the protein MKRYHVRSSASSILDWSQAEALTDFTFAWEDRAAPKTEFRALWDETHVHFRFDCQDEDLVLPDGPTAKDRVIDSDRVEIFFAPDLSLKPYFCLEMSPRGDVLAYEANFYREMNWNWRCEGLQIDAKIDNNHYTVTGSLPLDTLRELNVLKAGSNEIHAGIYRAEFSHKPDSTIHSGWMPWVNPQTERPDFHVPSSFGVLELII